The following coding sequences lie in one Oncorhynchus masou masou isolate Uvic2021 chromosome 20, UVic_Omas_1.1, whole genome shotgun sequence genomic window:
- the LOC135506509 gene encoding mucin-5AC-like has protein sequence MEPLMILLLLAGLAGKTSATDATAIGNNSTSTTTAPPPPEVKLEFKLEQNFTADLNNASSPHFQALAASVATVLDSDYKHKYGSSFNRTVVLGFSEGSVVVYTVLVFNNNTAAPTTNTAAPATTTAAQATTTYAVTTTTSAPTTTTSAPTTTTSAPSTTTSAPATTTSAPTTTTSAPTTTTSAPTTTTSAPTTTTAAATTTTAAPRTTTAALTTVTTGYSTTTTTPAPPPPEVKLEFKLEQNFTADLNNVSSPEFKELANTVAAALENVYKSKYGSSFVRIEVIGFSQGSVVVITKLVFNDTSVVPANSDVAATMTEAVSSNSSNFSLPVNTASIVATSKTHILFAQVVHHRFPVTNLL, from the exons ATGGAGCCTCTGATGATTCTACTTCTGCTAGCAG GACTAGCAGGGAAGACATCAGCGACAGACGCAACAGCAATAG GCAACAACTCTACTTCCACAACAACAGCCCCTCCACCACCAGAGGTTAAGCTGGAGTTCAAATTGGAGCAAAACTTCACCGCAGACTTGAATAATGCATCATCACCACATTTCCAAGCATTAGCAGCAAGTGTGGCTACAGTG CTGGACAGTGATTACAAACACAAATATGGATCCAGTTTCAATCGCACAGTGGTTCTTGGTTTCAG TGAAGGTTCGGTTGTGGTATATACTGTGCTAGTATTCAATAATaacacagctgctcccacaacaaacACAGCTGCTCcagcaacaaccacagctgctcaaGCAACAACAACATATGCTGTCACAACAACCACttctgctcccacaacaaccacttctgctcccacaacaaccacttcTGCTCCCTCAACAACCACTTCTGCTCCCGCAACAACCACttctgctcccacaacaaccacttctgctcccacaacaaccacttctgctcccacaacaaccacttctgctcccacaacaaccacagctgctgccacaacaaccacagctgctccaagAACAACAACAGCTGCTCTGACCACAGTTACAACTGGTTATTCAACCACTACCACAACACCGGCCCCTCCACCACCAGAGGTGAAGTTGGAGTTCAAATTGGAGCAAAACTTCACAGCAGATTTGAATAACGTTTCTTCACCAGAGTTCAAAGAATTAGCAAATACTGTGGCTGCAGCG CTGGAAAATGTGTACAAAAGTAAATATGGATCCAGTTTCGTTCGCATAGAAGTTATAGGTTTCAG TCAAGGTTCAGTTGTGGTAATCACTAAGCTGGTATTTAACGATACCAGCGTAGTCCCTGCGAACAGTGATGTGGCTGCCACGATGACAGAGGCAGTTTCAAGCAACAGCTCTAATTTCTCTCTCCCAGTGAACACAGCCTCCATTGTGGCAACAAGTAAGACACACATATTATTTGCACAAGTTGTTCATCACAGATTTCCTGTTACTAATTTGTTATAA